The sequence AACAAAATTCATGTCATTTAGCCAACATTAAAGTaattccttttaattttggcacagCTTTGTGTGGTTGCTGCTGTAGCAGCTAATGTTTGTTCAAACAACGATTAGTCTTTTACTGAAAAGCtttgtgactttatttttagagcAAAACCACAAATTTGAgctttttatgacattttaaagCTGAAGCTAGAAGCGGAAGTTGGTTACATTCTTTGACTGGAATGTGTGTATTGTAACAGGAAGTTATTGTTCAACTTCACAGTGGtttagtatttattattgaggatttgtaacatattgttttatttatatatatatatatatatatatatatatatatatatacacacacacacacacacaccatccgcTAACtcgttttacaaataaatttttttatgtttatactaTACTAATGTTATTCTatagcaaaaacaaacaagtggTGAGAAAATccataaagatttatttttttctaacagatttgattattgtttttttccattgaaaTACATAGATATTCGtctgcaatacaaataaaacaacaggcTCTTGGTTCAGTAAAATGATCAATAATGAGTCCAATACATCTGCACACTGATTTGGAAGTACATTACACACAATGAAATAAAGCTGAAGATGCACATCTATTGCTTCATCTCCATAGCAACGCTTTGCTATAAATTGGAACAGCAACATTCACGAGCTATAGCATTTACtctttatcaaatttttgtAACATGTGCTTCAACTTTCTGAATTTGTTCTTTCCAATCCTGTTCTTTGCCGCCATgggtgtttttctcttttttgcctGCTTCTCAAATCTGCTGCCCTCCTTTTTGTTGGCTGCGTTTTTCTTGGCATCTGCTCCAGTCACAGTCTCCTCAGACATCTTAgctatttttgccttttttggtCCAACAGGCAGGCCCTTTTTGCCCTTTGAATTCtccattttcttcttctttaagctGCCTGTCTTGCTGAtgtcattcttcttcttcttttcattacTTCCAGATGTTTTTTCTTCTGAGGATCCGGCAGCAGTTGTCGCCTCAGCAGCATCTGTGCTTTCTTCTTCTACAGTGACAAGATTCCAACATTTATCTCAAAGCAAATGGAAGCATTGCTGTTATCAGGTGATTCTAATGAAAAAGTCTTACCTTTCTGTGGTGGAGCAGTTGGAATAACGTTGGAGAACTTCTTAAACTTGGCCACAAAAAATCCGTCCATGTTGTGTGAATGAGGATAGAATCGACGTGTAAGTTGAAGTGTAGGATGAAATCTCCGTTCTCTGAACCTTAGGAAATAATAAAGGCTTTGTTAAGCTTAAAAATCAAAGATTTTCCTTCTGATTTCTCACAATAAGAGTTATCAAGTTTACCTGGTGAAGCCTTCTTTACCAAAGTCGAGTCCTGTGGGAACTAACTTgacatttcttttctttaaagcGTAGTCCACCACCCATTCGTTCTCCTCCACCTACAAGAAATCAATTCAAATTAAGGGTGCCACATTTTAGGCCAATAGCTGGAGCTAAAAAAAGCTGCTGCTAACAACTCAACAACGCACACATCACTTTACTAAACTTCATTACCAAAGTCAGTTTACTTGCTTAGTCTCATAAAATTGAGACGTATTTGCTATTTATATTTGAATTTCCTGATAAACATCGTGGGTACTTAAATgttctattttattttcatatataacttaaaatgtttcatttgaaGCTAATAAGTGGGTATTCAtgtttacttttttgaacagtAACTGAAcagttaaacatttatttttttgtattgataaaatgagaattcatttttttgcaaaaaaagtttattttttttgacgtTACTGAATTGTTGAACTTTGTAGCCACATAAACATGAAAAGTATTTGACTGCTTTATTTACAATGAAAATTATAAATTGTGCAAGGTAAGCAAAATCAAGTTTACCACTTTGTCCAAAGTTTACCTCTGTATTTATAATTTTAGAATCACTTGATTTAACCTTGGAAACCAGCATTTGCTTGAacattatcagtttttattgtcCCTCTTTGTTACTATCAATAGTATTGATTGTGAATCAAGAATCGGTTTGAATCGAATCGTCACCCCAAGAATCGAAATCAAATCGTGGGTTGTTGGAAGATTCACATTCCTATTTCAAATACTaagcaggtaaaaaaaaaaggcagatgtAGCACAGAGGGAGACACTCACCATTATAGAGCACGTGCAGTAAACCAGATACCCTCCTGAAGACGACTCAGCATTTACTGAGTCGATCGCTGACAGAAGCAGCTCTTTCTGGAGGTGAGCAGAACGGAGGATGTCGGCCTCATCctgtataaaaacacaaagttatcatcattattatcaatagtCCAATACAACAAACTCGGGTGTACACTGAAACATGCAGAGAGTGATGACGCTTTTACCTTACTGGTCTTCACAGCTGGGTCTTTGGCGATGACTCCAGTGCCTGAGCACGGTGCATCGAGGAGCACTCGGTCAAAACCTCCCATTACCTTCAATAATGTTTCATAAAGTCAATATGCACCAATTAAACAGAACATGTGATGGAGATCAATGTGTGGCTGTGTTCGAAACGTCATAccaacatactactcatactaagtctgatgtaaaaaaaagtatgtagtgcgttcacattagatagtaagcaaagattgagtatgcgagaaatacccggatgtaaaCTATATCGAGCCATTTactaagtatgcacagtgggcacactagtcatactcaaccgccccatgatgtaTTGCGAGCGAAACGTAAAATGGTACTAGGACCAGCTTTAagcaaaaaatcaaacattcccttttcaaaataaaagcatctcttcatgtcctccattagtttttaacgcttttgtaaatcgGGCTCAATCTTTTCCCGAGCCTGATCTTTTCAGATCCATTCAACACATGCACGTacactacgtcacttccttcactcgcaatctttacgacagagctcctgggacgtgatatATGAATGTAAACCAACCATACGACGTTTGTATATCTTAATAGTACAAACgcaaatatgtgactgtttttatttgttaattaaaaaaaaaaagacaaaaaggtaAAACCACTGCAAGGCGATATCTgcaaaaatgaatcaaaacacaattattgaatcattgaaaatcaaaaaccaaaataaatcggaattcactGAAAACATAAAATTCCAATAATTTTAGAAATATTGGCAGCAGGTTTAGATTGCACAAACTATTTtgaaatagcagggtttcaaccttttaaatagtacatgaaTTGCTGTAAAATATGGGTGTAGACACGTTTTatgcatgcgttgaaaggatctgaaaagGATTGGACAGTGACAAGTAGCACAATGGGTGGGTCTCCGagaatctctgaaatgtcggcatgaagtgtgtttctgtgagttttaagGGTCAAATGACCACATACAGTACCAATATTCTACTTGGTTACTTTCTGGCtttaaatgctttcagaacgTTTAAAGATGAAGAATTatcggagatatttagcctcagtgtgtttcaggtttttgtcataggatcaaaatgcatcttgggaaacttgataCTATACTTCAGTGAGAACGCTCAACATCGAACATCATCCTGATCATACTTATagttaggagtgtgacaatatcttgatacggcgatatatcgcgatatttttccgcacgatcgattatcgatatgctcgcatCCAagtatcgatttaaaaaaaaaaaataatagtatttttcaaaaccttttctgctttttcactaaaatgtacaggttggtcttcacagaaaatttgtcactgttttttgaaggaaccaatattttaatttactgaaatatatatatatatatatgcactataatggtgtcactggtaagaaagaccctattttttatatacagaaagcactattggagattcttattcgtttacattggtatgttcacacttatttacagaaatgttgcactaaaatagtgtcactgttcataggacactttttcaattcattgttttttagagatatataataaaaattgtattttttcacttaatcttttttttttgttatgtcatATTATCGtagatttctgaccaatatatcaataatcgcagtatcaTCATATTGTGAGCTGTGTATCACATATCGTGACGTactcagaggttcccacccctatttatagtatatagtagacagtatatacccATTAAATGTGtcatgtgtagtacgttagtatgcaatttcgaacacagcctctgtgtgtgtgtgtgtgtgtgtgtgtgttacctttgGGAACTGCCTGCCATCATAGTTGCAGACCACACTGTTGGTGACTCCCAGACGGTGGATGTTTCCCACCACACTCTTCAGTCTGTCagcattagcatcattagcCACGATCATGCCGGTGTTCCTCATTAGTTGAGCTGAAGAAAGTGAAACCATCCCCGGAAAGTTTAACAACATGTCAAACGTCTCACAGAGAGTGTTTACACTGAACCAAGAGGAGCCAGAATAAAAGCCGCTGCTCGTACCGATATAGGTGGTTTTTCCTCCTGGCGCTGAGCTCATGTCCAACACTAACTCTCCCTCCTGAGGTGAAAGCGCCATGACTGGGAGGAAACTGGAGGCTCCCTgcagcatgtagtgaccagcgAGGTACTCAGGGGTCGCACCTGTCAGCGGAACATTTGTCCAACAATgggtttatttttaatgaatttcctTTTATTGTTTGATGGTGGATCAAGATTAAAAATCAGTGAGGCTGACCAATAGGAACCGAGGAATCGTAGATAACCAAACCGACTTTGGACCATTTCCCAATGGGATCCAGATTCACTCCTCTATTGATCAAAGCCTAAGAgaggaaatgcacaaaagacaCAATCATTACATGGGATCCAGTgtttgtgtatataatgtgatGTGtataacagggttggggtcaattataattataatcgcAAGActggtaattaattacacttATAACGaattaaataattgaaaaaatatattgctGTAGTAATCGCAATTGATAATCGGCTTTGTAatggtgatgaatattttaTCCAAACTGTCgtttacaatttcattaaacacaaaaa is a genomic window of Gouania willdenowi chromosome 16, fGouWil2.1, whole genome shotgun sequence containing:
- the nop2 gene encoding 28S rRNA (cytosine(4447)-C(5))-methyltransferase; this encodes MGRKLDPTNKVKRGPGRKSRKQKGAETELAKFITDDDTEPKRLSSRGRKRAAKRVQNQGKPKDVAEQPKKGFTDENNKWLKPAKRKRKLEAPESEEDSDEHWEEEEDEEEEQPQQKKDGKAKEKKISKKEVKTQEEDEKDGDMSDEEDEEEEEEEDDEEMVDDYGTQDDGGVDEAAEEESDGDDLLPIERAAKKEKTQKESLTPASDDDDDDDDDDDDDEVKHKSDADTDEEDTVQANIDEEETFRLPGAEENEREGVLPLDLKTIHHRIKDNIDVLCNFSTKREEGKERAEYISLLRKDLCTYYSYNNFLIEKLMDLFPLSELVDFLEANEIHRPVTIRTNTLKTRRRDLAQALINRGVNLDPIGKWSKVGLVIYDSSVPIGATPEYLAGHYMLQGASSFLPVMALSPQEGELVLDMSSAPGGKTTYIAQLMRNTGMIVANDANADRLKSVVGNIHRLGVTNSVVCNYDGRQFPKVMGGFDRVLLDAPCSGTGVIAKDPAVKTSKDEADILRSAHLQKELLLSAIDSVNAESSSGGYLVYCTCSIMVEENEWVVDYALKKRNVKLVPTGLDFGKEGFTRFRERRFHPTLQLTRRFYPHSHNMDGFFVAKFKKFSNVIPTAPPQKEEESTDAAEATTAAGSSEEKTSGSNEKKKKNDISKTGSLKKKKMENSKGKKGLPVGPKKAKIAKMSEETVTGADAKKNAANKKEGSRFEKQAKKRKTPMAAKNRIGKNKFRKLKHMLQKFDKE